The window AGGCCAAACTGTGATACATGATAAGCAAAATTTGCAGGAGCTCCACCTATTTTTTTCCCTTCAGGCAACATATCCCAAAGTGCTTCACCCAATCCAACAATTATATTATTCATAATACTAAAATTTAATGTTTCTTGTTAATAATAAAAGATAAACAACTCCAATGGTCATAACTAAAACAGCACCAATCTGGGCTAACATTATATCAGATACTATCCCCATCACAAGTGGGAATATTGTACCACCAAACAATCCCATGATCATCAGTCCGGATACTTCATTCTGCTTGCTGGGTTTGTGCAGCAATGCCTGAGAGAAGATAATGGAAAATACATTAGAATTACCGAAGCCAATCAACCCTACGCAAGCGTATATAGTTATTTTAGTGTCTACAAAGTAGAGACCGCCCATACCTAGAGCCAGCAGAATAACACTTATTGCAAAGAATATCTTTCCGGATACTTTAGTCAAAATAAAAGCTCCTGAGAAACATCCGATGGTACGGAAAAGAAAATAGACACTGGTAGCATATCCTGCATCAGCCAATCTCATGCCTAAACGTTCAATCAGAATTTTTGGAGCAGTTACGTTGGTTCCTACGTCAATACCCACATGGCACATAATACCCAGAAATGACAATAAAATAAGTTTATCGCCCAGTAAAGCGAAGCATTCGCCAAAACTGGAGCTTTTTCCTTCAACTTTTTTCTCTTCAATCGATGTAGTGCCAAGAACTACAATTGCAATAATCGCAATAACGGTAAAGATGGGGAATAATATTTGCCAATAAGAAAATTGTATTGCACCCCAAGCTGCAAGGATTGGTGCCACAAATGAGGCTATGGCTTTTACAAACTGTCCTAAGGTCAAAGAACTAGCCAATCTTTCTCCACTTACTATATTAGAAATAAGCGGATTGAGAGATACCTGCATCAAAGTATTGCCGATCCCTAATAATGAAAACGAAATCAGCATACCTGCATATGAATGGCTGATAACAGGCACAATTAATGCCAGTATTGTAACAACAAGGCTCAGCAATACAGTTCTTTTTCTTCCTATCCGATTCATCAGCATACCTGTTGGCACGGAGAATATCAAGAACCAGAAAAATACCATTGAAGGAAATATATTTGCCTCCGTGTCAGTGAGACTTAAATCTGCTTTTACATAATTAGTGGCAATGCCTACAAGGTCTACAAATCCCATTGCGAAGAAACAGAACATCACTGGGATAAGCTTAGCATATATTTTTTTTGTATTTTCCATGAATGAACTTATGAATTAGGATTATTTTAAACCGAGTTTATATGTAGTAAACGAAACAACATTATAAGAACCACCTTTCGCATAAAAACTAATACGATTGTAGGGCTCAGATGGAAAAATGAGATTTGTCATAGTAAAACGTCCTCCATCACCAAAAGCCTCAATGCTGGATTTATCGACAAACAATCGGAGTGTCATCTCTTTATCATTCATCAAAGGAGCAGTTGTTACAGCTGGGAATTCTTTACTGAAAGAAGTTATTCCACTTTTTGTCCTATCTATAGAGAAACTCTTTTCTATTAAATTATAGAGTATATCCACTTCTTCCCCTTTAGAATTAAAGAGTTGAAAACCTACGATTTCTGCATTCTTATTCTTTATAGTCATTTCTATTTCATATGCTCCGGAATTATCTGTCAGTAACTTATCCATATTGTATGTCCGGTCTACTTTAAATGGATGCTTTTTAATCTGTTCACGGCGTAACTTCAACAATTCGGGAGAAGGGGTACTCTTCAAATAAGTTTCACCATTGTAAGTGTAAAGACTTAAGTCACGTGGAACTGAGTTTGCACTACGATACTGTTTTGTTGGTACATCATTGGCATATTGCCAATTACTCATCCATGCCAATGCTATGTGACGTCCTTCTAATGCATTACTCCAGGTTACGGTTGCATAGTGATCTTTTCCCCAGTCCATCCACTTATTCACATTCGGAGATTCGTTTATGAATTTTTTTCCATCGAATTTACCAACAAAATATTGTGTAGCCGAACCACCAAATGGTCCACCAGGATTTATATTACAGATAAGTACCCATTTTTTCAGTTCGGTTCCTTCAATGGGTAATTCAATAAGATCAGGACATTCCCATACACCACCGTGTGCACCTTGCCCATCACCAAAACGGCTCTCCATAGCCCACTCCTTGAGGTCGGAAGAAGAATAAATTCTCATCTCTTGTCCGGCTGCAAGAATCATAACCCACTTTTTGGAAGGTTCATGCCAAAAAACTTTTGGATCACGAAAGTCACGTGTAGTAGAAGTTAAAATCGGGTTACGGGTATATTTGGTAAATGTACGGCCATTATCAAGGCTATACGCCATGCTTTGCACCTGACGATCACTGGCCGAAGTATAAAAAGCCACAATAGCTCCTGCACCAAATCCGGCTGTATTGTCTTTATCAACAACGCAACTTCCGCTAAAAATGCTTCCCAATGCATCAGGGGCAATAGCTACAGGAAGGTATTCCCAATTCACCAGATCTTTGCTTACAGCGTGTCCCCAATGCATATTTCCCCACATGGAGCCGTATGGATTATGTTGATAGAACAAATGATATTCTCCATCTTTATAAACCATTCCATTGGGATCATTCATCCATCCGTAAGTTGGTGTAAAATGGTATACTGGACGAAAGGCTTCAATATTCCTGGTATCAAAAGAGTCAGCTAGTTTCATCTCTTTCCAGCATACAGCAGAATCGGGAATGAATTGGAAGTTGAAAGTTATACTTTTATTCTTATAAGCAGAAATCTCAACCGGCACAAAATAATCAATTTTATTTATAGCCAGACGGATATTGATAGTTTTTACCACATCATTATCAACAATCATGTATAGTTTAGCTTCTCTTGAGGTTTCCTGAACTGGCAAGAGCAGATATTTTTTGTGGGCATCAATTTGGACAATGCTTTGTTCATCGCCTAAATGTTTAATCACTAATTGTGGATTTGAAGCCTGACAAGATAAAAACAAAGTAAACACCCCCATTAATAAGGAGCTAAAAGATCGTTTAACTGTTTGGCATAATTTACTTAGTGAAATCATGTTTTTATTGGTATTAAATTCAATTAATAAATAGTTGCTCGGGAAAGCGTGTTGCAAAGAAAGAGAATAATAAAACAGAATGATATAAAAATTGTTTCGAAATGTATTAATTATGATTCACTATTTTATTAAATCTTATGCATGAAACAAAAATAACCATCTTTGAATCAAAAGTTATAGTTCACGCAAATGGAATTCCTTTACTTTACGGTATGAAATTTAAGCCGGGAAAGCTTTTCTTGAGAATTGAATTTTTAAATGTTAATCTTTTAAATCTATAATGAAATATGAGAAATCTTATCATTATGATTTTCCTTCTATCTTTCTGTGGTATCTTAAACGCACAGAATGTTACGATTAAAGGAAACGTAAAATCAGCTGCTGGCGGCGAGCCTCTTATTGGCGTAAATGTAAGTGTCAAAGGTAAGGCAGTAGGGACAGTTACAGATGTCGATGGTAATTACCAATTATCAGTACAAAAAAATGAGACACTCACCTTTTCTTTCATTGGGTACGATAAACAGGAAGTAGCTGTAGGTGCACGAACTATTATTGATGTTGCTTTAAAGGAATCTGCCCTATTATTAGATGAAGTCGTTGCTGTAGGTTATCGCACAGAACGTAAAGCTGACCTCACCGGTGCTGTTTCTGTCGTGAAAGTGAACGATATGATGTCCGCAGCCGAAAACAATCCGATGAAGGCGCTGCAAGGACGTGTTGCCGGTATGACAGTCACTTCAGACGGAACACCAAGTGGAGCTGCCACAATTCGTATTCGTGGTATCGGAACGCTGAATAACAATGATCCGCTATATATTATTGATGGTGTCCCTACTACTTCAGGCATGCATGAACTCAATGGGAATGATATTGAAAGTATCCAGGTACTTCGCGATGCATCTTCTGCAAGCATCTACGGTTCGCGTGCCGCAAATGGTGTCATTGTTATTACAACAAAGAAAGGAAAGAAAGGTGTTGTCAAGGTAAACTTTGATTCATCCGTTACGATGTCTAACTATACTAATAAAATAGATATTCTTAGTTCAAAAGAATATGCCCAGGCTATGTGGAAAGCCTCTGTAAATTCAGGTAAAGATGCTAATGATAATAATATAGGTATTCGCTATCAAGAAAGTATTGATGCAGCAGGCAACAAAGTTTTAAACAACGTTTTATTTCCGGAATATCTTGATGATGCAAAAACTATGAAACCGGCAAATACCAACTGGTTTGATGAAGTAACTCGCACAGGTGTTGCACAGTCGCATAATCTTTCAGTTAGCAATGGTACAGAAAAAGGAAATAGTTTTTTATCACTGGGTTACTATGATAATGAAGGACTGGTAAAATACACTGATTTTAATCGTATTTCTGCCCGAATGAACAGTGACTATAAATTGTTGGGCGATATTGTTACAATAGGGGAGAACTTCACAATAAACAAAACTTCGGAAGTAACTCAACCTTATCAGATAATTGAAGCTGCATTGATAGCAGTCCCTTTTATACCGGTACATACAGAAGATGGAAAAAACTGGGGAGGTCCTATAACCGGACTTCCGGATCGTCAAAATCCGGCCCGATTAGTATATGATAATAAAGACAACCGTTATAATTACTGGCGTACATTTGGTAATGCTTATATAAACATTCAACCCATTAAAAAACTGAATATTCGTTCTAGTTTTGGCTTAGATTATGGCAATTTTTATAAAAGATCACTCACATATAGTTATCAAACAGGTTATCTCCAAAGTGATAAAACCAAATCCTTGATAGAGCAGGCACACTGGACAAAATGGACTTGGTCAAATACTGCTACATACGATTTTGAAATTGGGAAAAATCGTTTTGAAACGATGCTAGGTATGGAAATGTTCCGTCAGAGTGATATCAATTTTTCAGCTTCACGTGAAGGCTTTGCTGTAGAAACTCCGGATTATATGTGGCCAGATCTTGGAACAGGAACCAGTGAAGGCACTGGTAGCTCTACTGCCTATTCACTGCAATCCTACTTTGGTAAAATTAATTATGCATACAATGAAAAGTATCTAGCTTCTGTTACATTACGTCGTGATGGATCATCTCGTTTTGGAAAGAATAATCGCTGGGGTATGTTCCCTGCCTTTAATCTCGGATGGAAAATTAATCAGGAAGCTTTCATGGAAAAAACGCATGACTGGTTGTCTGATTTAAAGCTTCGTTTTGGTTGGGGACAAACAGGTAATCAGGGAATGGCAAATACAGCGATATATGATATTTATGTTACTGATTACGGAAAAGGAGATCCTACATGGAATGCAGTCTGGGGAACAGCTTATGACTTCAATGGAACAGGATCGGGGTTGCTTAGCTCAGGCTTTAAAAGGACACAACTTCAGAATCCAGATCTAAAATGGGAGACAACTACACAAACCAATATTGGTCTTGATTATGGATTCTTTGGACAAGCTCTTTACGGCTCAGCTGAATACTACGTTAAGAAAACAAAAAATATTCTTTATTTACCGGGGTATGCTGCAATCATGGGAGAGGGAGCAAATAAATGGTTTAATGGTGCCGCTATGGAGAATAAAGGCTTTGAGTTTACACTGGGCTATCGCGGAAAAATGAATTCAGGTTTGCAGTATGACATAACTGGTAATATATCAACCAATGCAAATAAAGTGACTTACCTGCCTGAATCGGTGAAAAACTCTTATGGTGGTAATGGTACCTATGATAACATTCTGGGACGTCCTTTAGGTTCATTCTATGGATATGTGGCGGACGGTATCTTTAAGACACAAGAAGATCTTGACCAACACTGTAAACAAGATGGTAAGGCTTTGGGACGCATTAGATACAGAGATCTGAATAATGATGGCGTAATAAATGATAAAGACCGTACATGGATTGGTGATCCATTTCCTGATTTTGCTTATGGCTTGAATATAGATCTATCGTATAAGAACTTTGATTTGATAGTGTATTTTCAAGGTGTTCAGAACGTAGATGTAATTAATACTGTAAAATAT of the uncultured Bacteroides sp. genome contains:
- a CDS encoding MFS transporter → MENTKKIYAKLIPVMFCFFAMGFVDLVGIATNYVKADLSLTDTEANIFPSMVFFWFLIFSVPTGMLMNRIGRKRTVLLSLVVTILALIVPVISHSYAGMLISFSLLGIGNTLMQVSLNPLISNIVSGERLASSLTLGQFVKAIASFVAPILAAWGAIQFSYWQILFPIFTVIAIIAIVVLGTTSIEEKKVEGKSSSFGECFALLGDKLILLSFLGIMCHVGIDVGTNVTAPKILIERLGMRLADAGYATSVYFLFRTIGCFSGAFILTKVSGKIFFAISVILLALGMGGLYFVDTKITIYACVGLIGFGNSNVFSIIFSQALLHKPSKQNEVSGLMIMGLFGGTIFPLVMGIVSDIMLAQIGAVLVMTIGVVYLLLLTRNIKF
- a CDS encoding GH32 C-terminal domain-containing protein; the encoded protein is MGVFTLFLSCQASNPQLVIKHLGDEQSIVQIDAHKKYLLLPVQETSREAKLYMIVDNDVVKTINIRLAINKIDYFVPVEISAYKNKSITFNFQFIPDSAVCWKEMKLADSFDTRNIEAFRPVYHFTPTYGWMNDPNGMVYKDGEYHLFYQHNPYGSMWGNMHWGHAVSKDLVNWEYLPVAIAPDALGSIFSGSCVVDKDNTAGFGAGAIVAFYTSASDRQVQSMAYSLDNGRTFTKYTRNPILTSTTRDFRDPKVFWHEPSKKWVMILAAGQEMRIYSSSDLKEWAMESRFGDGQGAHGGVWECPDLIELPIEGTELKKWVLICNINPGGPFGGSATQYFVGKFDGKKFINESPNVNKWMDWGKDHYATVTWSNALEGRHIALAWMSNWQYANDVPTKQYRSANSVPRDLSLYTYNGETYLKSTPSPELLKLRREQIKKHPFKVDRTYNMDKLLTDNSGAYEIEMTIKNKNAEIVGFQLFNSKGEEVDILYNLIEKSFSIDRTKSGITSFSKEFPAVTTAPLMNDKEMTLRLFVDKSSIEAFGDGGRFTMTNLIFPSEPYNRISFYAKGGSYNVVSFTTYKLGLK
- a CDS encoding TonB-dependent receptor; amino-acid sequence: MRNLIIMIFLLSFCGILNAQNVTIKGNVKSAAGGEPLIGVNVSVKGKAVGTVTDVDGNYQLSVQKNETLTFSFIGYDKQEVAVGARTIIDVALKESALLLDEVVAVGYRTERKADLTGAVSVVKVNDMMSAAENNPMKALQGRVAGMTVTSDGTPSGAATIRIRGIGTLNNNDPLYIIDGVPTTSGMHELNGNDIESIQVLRDASSASIYGSRAANGVIVITTKKGKKGVVKVNFDSSVTMSNYTNKIDILSSKEYAQAMWKASVNSGKDANDNNIGIRYQESIDAAGNKVLNNVLFPEYLDDAKTMKPANTNWFDEVTRTGVAQSHNLSVSNGTEKGNSFLSLGYYDNEGLVKYTDFNRISARMNSDYKLLGDIVTIGENFTINKTSEVTQPYQIIEAALIAVPFIPVHTEDGKNWGGPITGLPDRQNPARLVYDNKDNRYNYWRTFGNAYINIQPIKKLNIRSSFGLDYGNFYKRSLTYSYQTGYLQSDKTKSLIEQAHWTKWTWSNTATYDFEIGKNRFETMLGMEMFRQSDINFSASREGFAVETPDYMWPDLGTGTSEGTGSSTAYSLQSYFGKINYAYNEKYLASVTLRRDGSSRFGKNNRWGMFPAFNLGWKINQEAFMEKTHDWLSDLKLRFGWGQTGNQGMANTAIYDIYVTDYGKGDPTWNAVWGTAYDFNGTGSGLLSSGFKRTQLQNPDLKWETTTQTNIGLDYGFFGQALYGSAEYYVKKTKNILYLPGYAAIMGEGANKWFNGAAMENKGFEFTLGYRGKMNSGLQYDITGNISTNANKVTYLPESVKNSYGGNGTYDNILGRPLGSFYGYVADGIFKTQEDLDQHCKQDGKALGRIRYRDLNNDGVINDKDRTWIGDPFPDFAYGLNIDLSYKNFDLIVYFQGVQNVDVINTVKYTTDFWSVSDTRSNKGARLLKAWDPVTNPDSNIPALSYSDTNNESRFSSYFVENGSYLKLRNIQLGYNIPQQVLHKIKVEKFRIYASAQNLFTIKSKNFTGVDPENPGWGYPIPLTVTFGVNVSF